The bacterium genomic interval CGTCGCGGCGACGACCATGTATCTGGGTCCGGCGTTGCCGCCGGCCTCAAGCGACCTACCCGGGAGTCATGCGAGGCGGGCCGCCTCTGCTCCCCTATGCGGTCTTGCTCCGGGTGGGGTTTGCCATGCGACGCCTGTCACCAGGCGCCCGGTGAGCTCTTACCTCGCCTTTTCACCCTTACCGCGACCTTGCGGCCGAGGCGGTATCTTTTCTGTGGCACTTTCCGTGGGATCGCTCCCCCTGGGGATTACCCAGCACCCTGCCCTGCGGAGCCCGGACTTTCCTCGAATCCCTCGCGGGACCCGCGGTCGTCTCCCCGACTTCCCGGCACCCATCATAGACGCTGGCGCCGCCCGTGTCACGGACCGGCTGCGGGGAAAGTCGGGGGCGGGAGGGTCAGTCCGGCAGGTGCCCGTCGAGGGCGAGATTCGCCAGGACGTCGGCGAGGGTGTTGCGCTCGCGCCGGATGTGCCGCACCGAGAAGCCGTCCAGCTCGCGGATCAGGTCCATCACCTGGCGATAGAACGGCAGCAGGTCCTGGCTCTTGACGCGGTACTGCCCGGAGATCTGCCGGGCCACCAGTTCGCTGTCCAGTTGCAGGCTGATGCGGGAGGCGCCCCAACCGGCGGCCAGCTCGAGGGCGCGCAGCACGGCCCGGTATTCGGCCACGTTGTTGGTGGCGACGCCGATCGTCTCGGCGTGGCGGGCGAGCAGGTCGCCGCCCTTCAATCCGAACACGATCCCCACCGAGGCCGGGCCGGGATTGCCGCGGCTCGCACCGTCGGTCCAGATCTCCAGCACCGGAGAGCCGGCCGCCGGCAGGGGCGACGCGGACAGGCCGGCCGCCGCGGGCACCGACGCCAGTTCCGGGGGCAG includes:
- a CDS encoding ribonuclease HI family protein → LLLALERTENLRALARECGLTPGDLKRRLRQWRRELAEESAAPAADPVVAPAKDGGAPAEPAVATKGAAARGRRKPAVEPLPPELASVPAAAGLSASPLPAAGSPVLEIWTDGASRGNPGPASVGIVFGLKGGDLLARHAETIGVATNNVAEYRAVLRALELAAGWGASRISLQLDSELVARQISGQYRVKSQDLLPFYRQVMDLIRELDGFSVRHIRRERNTLADVLANLALDGHLPD